The following are encoded in a window of Strix uralensis isolate ZFMK-TIS-50842 chromosome 30, bStrUra1, whole genome shotgun sequence genomic DNA:
- the LOC141935946 gene encoding delta-like protein 3 isoform X1: protein MAALLLVALLALLCPPRVQPAGVLELRVLSARGGPGGPCGGPPSCRLIFRLCLRPPGGVGCSLGVAHSPPGPPPAPGAPRILHLPFAFPWPGTVSLVIESWRLEEAKGSGGPQGRLLGRTVARQHLSPGGPWRGGAGGGLRFGTRLRCRPPSRGPRCTPRCPPCTRRCPPACHPPRRCWPPCCTRRGCQEACAPPSTGSTCTNGGTCTGHGSDSPGLRCDTPGPGRAPAAPVAPAAVLAAPAVAPVAPMVALEAPVVAPAAPMVALEVPVAPVVALEAPVAAPVAPAVPATAPETSIPAFSASLLPAGGRLAMLEPLPEVPPSPCALGPCFNGGACAPAPGTGYTCRCPPGFRGFNCERRADRCDDHLCLHGGQCQDLGRGAICKCRPGFSGRRCERNADDCTPNPCANGGTCQDGANSFTCSCTLGYAGADCRRRADACASGPCLHGGTCYTHFSGHVCACPPGFMGSRCEEEVGGPPPAPQHRPPAPLALACALPLALLGPGVVLALAARRRRRLMGESRTPETGGGPGTSPLGRERRPPRASATRV, encoded by the exons ATGGCTGCGCTGCTGCTGGTCGCcctccttgccctcctctgccccccaCGG GTGCAGCCAGCCGGAGTGTTGGAGCTGCGGGTGCTGTCGGcacgggggggcccggggggacCGTGTGGGGGCCCCCCCTCCTGTCGCCTCATCTTCCGCCTCTGCTTGCGGCCCCCCGGGGGGGTTGGCTGCAGCCTGGGGGttgcccacagcccccccggacccccccctgccccgggggcaCCCCGCATCCTCCACCTGCCTTTTGCCTTCCCTTGGCCG GGCACCGTCTCCCTCGTCATCGAGTCATGGCGGCTGGAGGAGGCCAAAGGCTCTGGGG GGCCCCAGGGCCGACTCTTGGGGCGCACGGTAGCCCGGCAGCACCTCTCCCCGGGGGGTCCCTggcgggggggtgccggggggggcctACGCTTCGGCACCCGCCTGCGCTGCCGCCCTCCATCCCGCGGGCCCCGCTGcaccccccgctgccccccctgcacccgccgctgcccccccgcctgccaccccccccgccgctgctgGCCCCCCTGCTGCACCCGCC GGGGGTGCCAGGAagcctgtgccccccccagcactggcagcacctGCACCAACGGCGGCACCTGCACG GGTCACGGCAGTGACTCCCCGGGGCTGCGCTGCGACACCCCTGGCCCGGGACGGGCACCGGCAGCCCCGGTAGCACCGGCAGCGGTGCTGGCAGCACCAGCTGTGGCACCGGTGGCACCGATGGTGGCCCTGGAAGCACCGGTGGTGGCACCGGCAGCACCGATGGTGGCCCTGGAAGTGCCGGTGGCACCGGTGGTGGCCCTGGAAGCGCCGGTGGCAGCCCCGGTGGCACCAGCAGTGCCAGCAACGGCCCCTGAAACCTCCATCCCAGCGTTTTCGGCGTCACTCCTCCCGGCTGGGGGACGGTTGGCAATGCTGGAGCCTCTCCCGGAGGTGCCGCCGTCCCCGTGCGCCCTCGGTCCCTGCTTCAACGGTGGCGCCTGCGCCCCGGCCCCCGGCACTGGCTACACCTGCCGCTGCCCCCCCGGTTTCCGCGGCTTCAACTGCGAGCGCCGTGCCGACCGCTGCGACGATCACCTCTGCCTGCACG GCGGCCAGTGCCAGGACTTGGGTCGCGGCGCCATTTGCAAATGCCGGCCGGGCTTTTCGGGGCGCCGGTGCGAACGCAACGCCGACGACTGTACCCCCAACCCCTGCGCCAACGGCGGCACCTGCCAGGATGGTGCCAACTCCTTCACCTGCTCTTGCACCCTCGGTTACGCCGGCGCCGATTGCCGACGCCGCGCCGACGCCTGCGCCTCCGGCCCCTGCCTGCACGGGGGCACCTGCTACACCCACTTCTCTGGCCACGTCTGCGCTTGCCCCCCCGGATTTATGGGGTCCCGCTGCGAGGAGGAAGTTGGGGGGCCCCCACCGGCCCCCCAGCACCGGCCTCCCGCTCCCCTTGCCCTGGCCTGCGCCctccccctcgccctgctgggtCCCGGCGTGGTGCTGGCgctggcggcgcggcggcggcggcggctgatGGGGGAGAG CCGCACGCCAGAGACGGGGGGGGGCCCTGGCACAAGCCCCTTGGGGAGGGAGCGGCGACCGCCACGTGCTTCTGCCACCCGG GTGTGA
- the LOC141935946 gene encoding delta-like protein 3 isoform X2 — protein MDNEVQPAGVLELRVLSARGGPGGPCGGPPSCRLIFRLCLRPPGGVGCSLGVAHSPPGPPPAPGAPRILHLPFAFPWPGTVSLVIESWRLEEAKGSGGPQGRLLGRTVARQHLSPGGPWRGGAGGGLRFGTRLRCRPPSRGPRCTPRCPPCTRRCPPACHPPRRCWPPCCTRRGCQEACAPPSTGSTCTNGGTCTGHGSDSPGLRCDTPGPGRAPAAPVAPAAVLAAPAVAPVAPMVALEAPVVAPAAPMVALEVPVAPVVALEAPVAAPVAPAVPATAPETSIPAFSASLLPAGGRLAMLEPLPEVPPSPCALGPCFNGGACAPAPGTGYTCRCPPGFRGFNCERRADRCDDHLCLHGGQCQDLGRGAICKCRPGFSGRRCERNADDCTPNPCANGGTCQDGANSFTCSCTLGYAGADCRRRADACASGPCLHGGTCYTHFSGHVCACPPGFMGSRCEEEVGGPPPAPQHRPPAPLALACALPLALLGPGVVLALAARRRRRLMGESRTPETGGGPGTSPLGRERRPPRASATRV, from the exons ATGGACAATGAG GTGCAGCCAGCCGGAGTGTTGGAGCTGCGGGTGCTGTCGGcacgggggggcccggggggacCGTGTGGGGGCCCCCCCTCCTGTCGCCTCATCTTCCGCCTCTGCTTGCGGCCCCCCGGGGGGGTTGGCTGCAGCCTGGGGGttgcccacagcccccccggacccccccctgccccgggggcaCCCCGCATCCTCCACCTGCCTTTTGCCTTCCCTTGGCCG GGCACCGTCTCCCTCGTCATCGAGTCATGGCGGCTGGAGGAGGCCAAAGGCTCTGGGG GGCCCCAGGGCCGACTCTTGGGGCGCACGGTAGCCCGGCAGCACCTCTCCCCGGGGGGTCCCTggcgggggggtgccggggggggcctACGCTTCGGCACCCGCCTGCGCTGCCGCCCTCCATCCCGCGGGCCCCGCTGcaccccccgctgccccccctgcacccgccgctgcccccccgcctgccaccccccccgccgctgctgGCCCCCCTGCTGCACCCGCC GGGGGTGCCAGGAagcctgtgccccccccagcactggcagcacctGCACCAACGGCGGCACCTGCACG GGTCACGGCAGTGACTCCCCGGGGCTGCGCTGCGACACCCCTGGCCCGGGACGGGCACCGGCAGCCCCGGTAGCACCGGCAGCGGTGCTGGCAGCACCAGCTGTGGCACCGGTGGCACCGATGGTGGCCCTGGAAGCACCGGTGGTGGCACCGGCAGCACCGATGGTGGCCCTGGAAGTGCCGGTGGCACCGGTGGTGGCCCTGGAAGCGCCGGTGGCAGCCCCGGTGGCACCAGCAGTGCCAGCAACGGCCCCTGAAACCTCCATCCCAGCGTTTTCGGCGTCACTCCTCCCGGCTGGGGGACGGTTGGCAATGCTGGAGCCTCTCCCGGAGGTGCCGCCGTCCCCGTGCGCCCTCGGTCCCTGCTTCAACGGTGGCGCCTGCGCCCCGGCCCCCGGCACTGGCTACACCTGCCGCTGCCCCCCCGGTTTCCGCGGCTTCAACTGCGAGCGCCGTGCCGACCGCTGCGACGATCACCTCTGCCTGCACG GCGGCCAGTGCCAGGACTTGGGTCGCGGCGCCATTTGCAAATGCCGGCCGGGCTTTTCGGGGCGCCGGTGCGAACGCAACGCCGACGACTGTACCCCCAACCCCTGCGCCAACGGCGGCACCTGCCAGGATGGTGCCAACTCCTTCACCTGCTCTTGCACCCTCGGTTACGCCGGCGCCGATTGCCGACGCCGCGCCGACGCCTGCGCCTCCGGCCCCTGCCTGCACGGGGGCACCTGCTACACCCACTTCTCTGGCCACGTCTGCGCTTGCCCCCCCGGATTTATGGGGTCCCGCTGCGAGGAGGAAGTTGGGGGGCCCCCACCGGCCCCCCAGCACCGGCCTCCCGCTCCCCTTGCCCTGGCCTGCGCCctccccctcgccctgctgggtCCCGGCGTGGTGCTGGCgctggcggcgcggcggcggcggcggctgatGGGGGAGAG CCGCACGCCAGAGACGGGGGGGGGCCCTGGCACAAGCCCCTTGGGGAGGGAGCGGCGACCGCCACGTGCTTCTGCCACCCGG GTGTGA
- the LOC141935946 gene encoding delta-like protein 3 isoform X3: MAALLLVALLALLCPPRVQPAGVLELRVLSARGGPGGPCGGPPSCRLIFRLCLRPPGGVGCSLGVAHSPPGPPPAPGAPRILHLPFAFPWPGTVSLVIESWRLEEAKGSGGGCQEACAPPSTGSTCTNGGTCTGHGSDSPGLRCDTPGPGRAPAAPVAPAAVLAAPAVAPVAPMVALEAPVVAPAAPMVALEVPVAPVVALEAPVAAPVAPAVPATAPETSIPAFSASLLPAGGRLAMLEPLPEVPPSPCALGPCFNGGACAPAPGTGYTCRCPPGFRGFNCERRADRCDDHLCLHGGQCQDLGRGAICKCRPGFSGRRCERNADDCTPNPCANGGTCQDGANSFTCSCTLGYAGADCRRRADACASGPCLHGGTCYTHFSGHVCACPPGFMGSRCEEEVGGPPPAPQHRPPAPLALACALPLALLGPGVVLALAARRRRRLMGESRTPETGGGPGTSPLGRERRPPRASATRV; the protein is encoded by the exons ATGGCTGCGCTGCTGCTGGTCGCcctccttgccctcctctgccccccaCGG GTGCAGCCAGCCGGAGTGTTGGAGCTGCGGGTGCTGTCGGcacgggggggcccggggggacCGTGTGGGGGCCCCCCCTCCTGTCGCCTCATCTTCCGCCTCTGCTTGCGGCCCCCCGGGGGGGTTGGCTGCAGCCTGGGGGttgcccacagcccccccggacccccccctgccccgggggcaCCCCGCATCCTCCACCTGCCTTTTGCCTTCCCTTGGCCG GGCACCGTCTCCCTCGTCATCGAGTCATGGCGGCTGGAGGAGGCCAAAGGCTCTGGGG GGGGGTGCCAGGAagcctgtgccccccccagcactggcagcacctGCACCAACGGCGGCACCTGCACG GGTCACGGCAGTGACTCCCCGGGGCTGCGCTGCGACACCCCTGGCCCGGGACGGGCACCGGCAGCCCCGGTAGCACCGGCAGCGGTGCTGGCAGCACCAGCTGTGGCACCGGTGGCACCGATGGTGGCCCTGGAAGCACCGGTGGTGGCACCGGCAGCACCGATGGTGGCCCTGGAAGTGCCGGTGGCACCGGTGGTGGCCCTGGAAGCGCCGGTGGCAGCCCCGGTGGCACCAGCAGTGCCAGCAACGGCCCCTGAAACCTCCATCCCAGCGTTTTCGGCGTCACTCCTCCCGGCTGGGGGACGGTTGGCAATGCTGGAGCCTCTCCCGGAGGTGCCGCCGTCCCCGTGCGCCCTCGGTCCCTGCTTCAACGGTGGCGCCTGCGCCCCGGCCCCCGGCACTGGCTACACCTGCCGCTGCCCCCCCGGTTTCCGCGGCTTCAACTGCGAGCGCCGTGCCGACCGCTGCGACGATCACCTCTGCCTGCACG GCGGCCAGTGCCAGGACTTGGGTCGCGGCGCCATTTGCAAATGCCGGCCGGGCTTTTCGGGGCGCCGGTGCGAACGCAACGCCGACGACTGTACCCCCAACCCCTGCGCCAACGGCGGCACCTGCCAGGATGGTGCCAACTCCTTCACCTGCTCTTGCACCCTCGGTTACGCCGGCGCCGATTGCCGACGCCGCGCCGACGCCTGCGCCTCCGGCCCCTGCCTGCACGGGGGCACCTGCTACACCCACTTCTCTGGCCACGTCTGCGCTTGCCCCCCCGGATTTATGGGGTCCCGCTGCGAGGAGGAAGTTGGGGGGCCCCCACCGGCCCCCCAGCACCGGCCTCCCGCTCCCCTTGCCCTGGCCTGCGCCctccccctcgccctgctgggtCCCGGCGTGGTGCTGGCgctggcggcgcggcggcggcggcggctgatGGGGGAGAG CCGCACGCCAGAGACGGGGGGGGGCCCTGGCACAAGCCCCTTGGGGAGGGAGCGGCGACCGCCACGTGCTTCTGCCACCCGG GTGTGA
- the TIMM50 gene encoding mitochondrial import inner membrane translocase subunit TIM50: MAAARRLALRLAGLLGAGTGVALVYIFGSNAVDEHGAKIPDEFDGDPVGIQQLRRTYKYFKDYRQMIIEPTSPKLLPDPLREPYYQPPYTLVIELTDVLLHPEWSLVTGWRFKKRPGIESLLQQLAPLYEIVVFTSETGMTAFPLIDSVDPHGFVSYRLFRDATRYMDGHHVKDISCLNRDPAKVVVVDCRREAFCLQPYNGLALPRWDGSSDDRALYDLTAFLKTIALSGVEDVRTVLENYALEEDPLAAFKRRRLQLEEEEQQRLAELAQGKKPTGLFLGGLTGRLWPRSKQQ, from the exons ATGGCGGCAGCCCGGCGCTTAGCCCTGCGCTTGGCGGggctgctgggtgctggcacTGGCGTGGCACTCGTCTACATCTTCG GCAGCAACGCAGTGGATGAACACGGGGCCAAG ATCCCTGATGAGTTCGATGGCG ACCCCGTGGGCATCCAGCAGCTCCGCAGGACCTACAAGTACTTCAAGGACTACAGGCAG ATGATCATCGAGCCCACCAGCCCCAAACTGCTGCCAGACCCCCTGCGTGAACCCTACTACCAGCCCCCCTACACCCTCGTCATCGAGCTCACCGACGTCCTGCTGCATCCCGAGTGGTCG CTTGTCACTGGTTGGCGCTTCAAGAAACGCCCGGGCATCGAGAGCCTCCTCCAACAACTCGCTCCCCTCTACGAGATCGTCGTCTTCACCTCCGAAACCGGCATG ACTGCCTTCCCCCTCATCGACAGCGTAGACCCCCACGGCTTCGTCTCCTACCGCCTCTTCCGTGACGCCACCCGCTACATGGACGGGCACCACGTCAAG gataTTTCCTGCCTCAACAGAGACCCCgccaaggtggtggtggtggattGCCGGAGAGAAGCTTTTTGCCTGCAGCCCTACAACGGGCTGGCGCTGCCTCGCTGGGACGGCAGCTCTGACGACCGCGCGCTCTACGACCTCACTGCTTTCCTCAAAA CCATCGCCCTCAGCGGGGTGGAAGACGTCCGGACGGTGCTGGAGAATTACGCGCTGGAGGAGGATCCGCTGGCGGCTTTTAAACGCCGCCGgttgcagctggaggag gaggagcagcagcgcCTGGCCGAGTTGGCGCAGGGGAAGAAGCCGACGGGGCTTTTTCTGGGCGGCCTGACCGGGCGCCTTTGGCCGCGCTCCAAGCAGCAGTGA